Proteins encoded by one window of Erwinia pyrifoliae DSM 12163:
- a CDS encoding phage repressor protein CI translates to MPAPNDNPKRMTRFNFLSQSGGKAAITRILQAYGLTTRQALCDHLGVSQSTMANRWMRDNFPHDWLIACHLDTGASLLWLTTGEGQAFSSAGTSSALTLQCHEITNGAYTSSDWVSYDARLIPHQSASLLLVKFEQSIYLVDELTGEINDGRWLIEIDGFKSIKNVYRLPGDRIRVENGPASFECHATEIAVHGKVIGKTAFTE, encoded by the coding sequence CCCAAAACGGATGACGAGATTTAACTTCTTATCTCAGAGTGGTGGAAAGGCAGCCATAACCCGCATCCTGCAGGCTTATGGATTAACCACCAGACAGGCGTTGTGCGATCATCTTGGCGTGTCACAAAGCACCATGGCCAACCGCTGGATGCGCGATAACTTCCCTCACGACTGGCTGATTGCCTGCCATCTTGATACCGGCGCATCGCTGCTGTGGCTTACCACCGGTGAAGGGCAGGCGTTTTCCTCTGCCGGCACCTCATCCGCATTAACGTTGCAATGCCATGAAATCACCAATGGGGCATACACTTCTTCAGATTGGGTGAGCTATGATGCCCGATTGATTCCCCATCAAAGCGCATCACTGCTGCTGGTTAAGTTTGAACAATCGATTTACCTGGTGGATGAACTTACCGGTGAGATCAATGATGGGCGCTGGCTGATTGAAATCGACGGTTTTAAAAGCATCAAAAATGTTTACCGTCTGCCGGGCGACAGAATACGCGTTGAGAATGGCCCCGCATCCTTTGAATGCCATGCCACAGAGATTGCAGTTCATGGCAAAGTAATAGGAAAAACAGCATTTACCGAGTGA